One segment of Glandiceps talaboti chromosome 21, keGlaTala1.1, whole genome shotgun sequence DNA contains the following:
- the LOC144451692 gene encoding 5-hydroxytryptamine receptor 6-like, producing the protein MAVEYGNVNFNVQVLIGAILTIIIITTVLGNALVLLAIFTQRSLQVVSNFFLVSLAMADILVGVFVMPLAMLDKMFGYWIFGSEICALWTSLNVMLTSASILSLCIISVDRYLIITAPLKYKHRMSPQRALFLIFCAWSLSTLATILPIHFHWHGPTVDSVVELHNVTAILPQCMFVVTKTYALCTSILFFFVPLMLIMYTYTQIFRAAREQANRIGPLPSVDDDSVVHVKDTWYSRLKQRHQNLKGKKAMKTLGIIVGTFWITWLPFYILIIIEAFCACMHPNLHSLLTWLGYCNSTVNPIIYPMLMRDFRKVLLTFCRRKCRFGPGVTRMALSSTMRATVSVVCDGAIDLPNDGEQDSTSFYSKDNMIVLD; encoded by the coding sequence ATGGCTGTAGAGTATGGAAACGTGAATTTCAATGTTCAGGTTTTGATAGGCGCTATATTGACAATTATTATCATAACAACGGTACTTGGAAACGCGTTGGTCTTGCTGGCTATTTTTACACAGCGGTCCCTTCAAGTCGTGTCCAACTTTTTTCTCGTGTCGCTGGCAATGGCTGATATCCTTGTTGGTGTATTTGTTATGCCCTTAGCCATGTTGGATAAAATGTTTGGTTACTGGATATTTGGGTCCGAAATCTGCGCCCTATGGACATCCCTCAACGTAATGTTGACAAGTGCGTCAATACTAAGCCTTTGTATAATCAGCGTTGACAGATATCTTATAATAACAGCACCATTGAAGTACAAACACAGAATGTCACCACAGAGGGCACTGTTCCTGATATTCTGTGCATGGTCTTTGTCGACACTGGCGACTATACTACCCATTCACTTTCACTGGCATGGCCCTACAGTTGACTCTGTGGTTGAATTGCACAATGTAACAGCAATACTACCTCAATGTATGTTTGTAGTGACTAAGACGTATGCGTTGTGTACAAGCatacttttcttttttgtgccaCTAATGCTAATAATGTATACTTACACTCAAATATTCAGAGCTGCGCGGGAACAAGCAAATCGCATAGGGCCCCTACCTTCAGTAGATGACGATAGTGTAGTGCACGTGAAAGACACGTGGTACTCAAGGTTGAAACAACGACATCAGAATTTGAAGGGGAAAAAAGCCATGAAAACACTTGGAATTATTGTTGGGACGTTCTGGATAACGTGGCTGCCATTTTATATCTTGATAATTATTGAAGCCTTCTGCGCATGCATGCACCCAAATTTGCATAGTTTACTCACATGGCTTGGGTACTGCAACTCGACTGTGAATCCAATTATTTACCCTATGTTGATGAGAGATTTCAGGAAAGTACTACTGACATTTTGTAGACGCAAGTGTAGGTTTGGACCTGGCGTTACGAGGATGGCACTTTCTTCAACCATGCGAGCTACTGTCAGTGTTGTCTGCGATGGTGCCATTGATTTACCGAATGATGGTGAACAAGACAGCACTTCTTTCTATAGCAAAGACAATATGATTGTTCTGGATTGA
- the LOC144451693 gene encoding G-protein coupled receptor 161-like, with protein MDDCKAEDELCKPRIGNSLNNNGITNINYISTAEKAIEATLLTLFCLVALVGNILLWLAILRKRSLRTPSNALILCLSSADVLVSIINMPFTIATIVIGDWVLGQDVCVITGFTNMITFIASVMSLGAISINRFYMIVHPFKCKSIYTKRNTIFNIIGIWLLSVFLGSPPLLGWAEYGYLPGQSFCFAKWELSPSYTIFMVITCFGGPCSAMTFSYVRLFTSYRKRRMAVGQTAETSLSQRNLDSTVGNEFQDSAISLEAISHMTNLEARRRDKEKKRREEDLKLSLTLFIVIVVFVVCWLPFCVTMFLNVFSEQSVSRQADIATLILGYCNSCCNPVIYGVTNAKLRSAYKEFWRVCLSKLRKAFRIH; from the exons ATGGATGACTGCAAAGCCGAAGATGAACTGTGCAAACCTAGAATTGGAAACAGTCTGAATAACAATGGcataacaaatattaattacatcTCCACGGCTGAGAAAGCCATCGAAGCAACTCTTTTAACGCTCTTCTGTCTGGTGGCGTTGGTGGGCAACATCTTACTGTGGCTGGCAATATTGAGGAAGCGGTCGCTACGAACACCTTCAAATGCACTAATTCTGTGTCTCAGTAGTGCTGACGTATTGGTCAGTATCATCAACATGCCGTTCACCATAGCCACCATCGTTATTGGGGATTGGGTGCTTGGCCAGGATGTTTGTGTAATAACTGGTTTTACCAACATGATAACTTTCATCGCATCCGTGATGTCATTAGGTGCTATTAGTATAAACCGTTTCTACATGATCGTCCATCCATTCAAATGTAAATCAATATACACGAAGAGGAACACGATATTTAATATCATTG GCATATGGCTACTTTCAGTTTTTCTTGGCAGTCCACCGTTGCTAGGATGGGCAGAGTATGGATACTTGCCGGGCCAATCATTTTGTTTTGCGAAGTGGGAGCTCAGTCCATCCTACACAATTTTTATGGTTATCACGTGCTTCGGAGGACCTTGTTCAGCGATGACGTTTTCCTACGTGCGCTTATTTACATCGTATCGCAAACGAAGGATGGCAGTCGGTCAAACGGCAGAGACAAGCTTAAGCCAGAGGAACCTTGACAGCACCGTCGGAAACGAATTTCAAGATTCTGCTATCAGTCTAGAAGCCATTAGTCACATGACCAATTTGGAAGCACGCAGAAGAGATAAAGAGAAGAAAAGGCGGGAAGAAGATTTGAAATTGTCTCTTACCCTTTTCATTGTAATTGTGGTATTTGTAGTATGTTGGTTACCATTCTGCGTTACAATGTTTCTGAATGTCTTTTCAGAGCAAAGTGTTTCCAGACAGGCTGATATTGCCACTTTGATTCTCGGGTATTGTAATAGTTGCTGTAACCCCGTTATTTATGGAGTCACAAATGCTAAACTGAGGAGTGCCTACAAAGAATTTTGGCGAGTTTGCCTGTCAAAGCTCAGGAAAGCCTTCCGTATACATTGA